Proteins encoded by one window of Mycolicibacterium sp. ND9-15:
- the fadD2 gene encoding long-chain-fatty-acid--CoA ligase FadD2, which translates to MASKSRLSDLPSQAVAKAQQLVERGSAELHYAAKMFGAGAFKLEPPQNIAAMLADIRRWGEFGMIPALNARRTPDRTAIIDDFGEMTFSELDDAAHSVANGLLEKGVKGGDGVAILARNHRWFLAAFYGAARTGARIILLNSEFSGPQVKEVCERESAKLIIYDDEYCQAVSKADPPLGKLRALGVNPDKDEPSGSTDETLEHFVSHHTGKPAPKATKHSSVIILTSGTTGTPKGANRSTPPTLAPIGGVLSHVPFKGGEVTALPAPMFHALGFLHATIAMMLGTTLVLRRRFKPATVLEDIEKHKVTAVVVVPVMLSRMLDALDAMERKPDLSSLRIVFVSGSQLGAEMAQRALKTLGPVIYNLYGSTEIAFATIARPQDLEKNPATVGPVVKGVKVKILDDNGKELPQGEVGRIFVGNFFPFEGYTGGGHKQIVDGLMSSGDVGYFDEDGLLYVSGRDDEMIVSGGENVFPAEVEDLISGHPEVVEATALGVEDKEWGHRLRAFVVKTDGASIGEVEIKEYVRENLARYKVPREVVFLDELPRNPTGKILKRELREMEAGGDGDQAEAGGDGDQAEAGGDGDQAEADKSQ; encoded by the coding sequence ATGGCAAGTAAGTCCAGGCTCAGCGATCTCCCGTCTCAAGCGGTCGCCAAGGCTCAACAGCTCGTCGAGCGCGGGTCGGCCGAGCTGCACTACGCGGCCAAGATGTTCGGCGCCGGTGCGTTCAAGCTCGAACCGCCGCAGAACATCGCCGCGATGCTCGCCGACATCCGGCGCTGGGGCGAGTTCGGAATGATCCCCGCGCTCAATGCTCGCCGGACACCCGACCGCACCGCGATCATCGACGACTTCGGGGAGATGACCTTCTCCGAACTCGACGACGCCGCCCATTCGGTGGCCAACGGCCTGTTGGAGAAGGGCGTCAAGGGCGGTGACGGGGTCGCGATCCTGGCCCGCAACCACCGCTGGTTCCTCGCCGCTTTCTACGGCGCTGCCCGGACCGGTGCGCGCATCATCCTGCTCAACAGCGAGTTTTCGGGTCCGCAGGTCAAGGAGGTGTGCGAACGCGAGAGCGCCAAGCTGATCATCTACGACGACGAGTACTGCCAGGCCGTGTCCAAGGCCGATCCACCGCTGGGCAAGCTCCGGGCGCTCGGCGTGAACCCCGACAAGGACGAGCCGTCCGGCAGTACCGACGAGACTCTCGAGCATTTCGTCTCCCACCACACGGGCAAGCCCGCACCCAAGGCGACCAAGCATTCGTCGGTGATCATCCTGACCAGCGGGACGACCGGAACGCCGAAGGGCGCCAACAGAAGTACGCCGCCGACCCTGGCTCCGATCGGTGGCGTGCTGTCGCACGTACCGTTCAAGGGCGGCGAGGTGACGGCGTTGCCGGCGCCGATGTTCCACGCGTTGGGTTTCTTGCACGCGACGATTGCGATGATGCTTGGCACCACGCTGGTGCTGCGGCGGCGCTTCAAGCCCGCGACCGTGCTCGAGGACATCGAGAAGCACAAGGTCACCGCGGTGGTGGTGGTACCGGTGATGTTGTCACGCATGCTCGACGCGCTCGACGCAATGGAGCGCAAGCCCGACCTGTCGTCGCTGCGGATTGTGTTCGTGTCGGGGTCGCAGCTGGGCGCCGAGATGGCGCAGCGGGCGCTCAAGACGCTGGGACCCGTCATCTACAACCTGTACGGATCGACCGAGATCGCGTTCGCCACCATCGCGCGGCCCCAGGACCTGGAGAAGAACCCGGCTACGGTCGGCCCCGTCGTCAAAGGGGTCAAGGTCAAGATCCTCGACGACAACGGCAAGGAACTGCCGCAGGGTGAGGTCGGGCGGATCTTCGTCGGTAACTTCTTCCCGTTCGAGGGCTACACCGGCGGTGGCCACAAGCAGATCGTCGACGGCCTGATGTCGTCGGGCGACGTCGGCTATTTCGACGAGGACGGGCTGCTCTACGTCAGCGGTCGCGACGACGAGATGATCGTCTCTGGCGGGGAGAACGTGTTCCCGGCGGAGGTCGAGGATCTGATCAGCGGGCACCCCGAGGTCGTGGAAGCCACCGCGCTGGGCGTCGAGGACAAGGAGTGGGGCCACCGGCTGCGGGCCTTCGTGGTGAAGACGGACGGCGCCTCGATCGGTGAGGTCGAGATCAAGGAATACGTCCGTGAGAACCTGGCCCGCTACAAGGTGCCGCGCGAGGTGGTCTTCCTCGATGAGCTGCCGCGTAATCCAACGGGCAAGATCCTCAAGCGCGAGCTTCGCGAGATGGAAGCCGGCGGAGACGGCGATCAAGCAGAAGCCGGCGGAGACGGCGATCAAGCAGAGGCCGGCGGAGACGGCGATCAAGCAGAGGCCGACAAGTCGCAATAG
- a CDS encoding DNA polymerase domain-containing protein produces the protein MAAPRYLEVEGRRVPITHPDKVVFPDLEVTKSDLMRYYLSVADGALRGVRDRPMILKRFVKGITEEAVFQKRAPRNRPDYVDVAELKYASGTSAAEAVLRDAAGLVWVVNLGCVDMNPHPVRADDLAHPDELRVDLDPMPGVAWPQIIDVAMVAREVLEDHGLTAWPKTSGSRGFHIYARIQRRWPFKFVRLAAQAVAREVERRAPDIATARWWKEEREGVFVDFNQNAFDRTVASAYSVRATPDARVSTPLLWNEVPHCRPEAFTIATVPQRYAERGDPWEGIDDSAGSLDALLGLADRLGPAEKAPRGAKRSGAKDGRRISSKPLIEIARTKTKDEAMAALEEWRRRYPSVAEKLEPPDVLVDGMRGPSSIWYRIRINLQHVPETQRPAQEKLIADYSPWANYSGPQGTGNG, from the coding sequence ATGGCCGCACCCCGGTACCTGGAGGTCGAGGGCCGGCGGGTGCCCATCACCCATCCCGACAAGGTCGTCTTCCCCGATCTCGAGGTGACCAAGTCGGACCTGATGCGCTATTACCTCAGCGTCGCCGACGGTGCGTTGCGCGGGGTGCGGGACCGGCCGATGATCCTCAAGCGGTTCGTCAAGGGCATCACCGAAGAGGCGGTGTTCCAGAAACGAGCGCCACGGAACCGGCCAGATTACGTCGACGTCGCCGAGCTGAAGTACGCTTCCGGGACGTCGGCTGCCGAAGCGGTTCTGCGCGACGCGGCCGGCCTGGTCTGGGTGGTGAACCTCGGGTGTGTCGACATGAACCCCCATCCGGTGCGGGCCGACGACCTGGCCCATCCCGACGAACTGCGCGTCGACCTCGATCCGATGCCCGGTGTGGCGTGGCCACAGATCATCGATGTCGCCATGGTCGCCCGCGAGGTGCTCGAGGATCATGGGCTGACGGCGTGGCCCAAGACGTCGGGATCACGAGGCTTTCACATCTACGCCCGGATTCAGCGACGGTGGCCGTTCAAGTTCGTCCGGCTCGCCGCTCAGGCGGTGGCGCGCGAAGTCGAACGCCGCGCGCCCGACATCGCGACCGCACGCTGGTGGAAAGAGGAACGCGAAGGCGTGTTCGTCGACTTCAACCAGAACGCGTTCGACCGGACCGTCGCCTCGGCCTACTCGGTACGCGCGACGCCGGATGCCCGGGTGTCGACGCCATTGCTCTGGAACGAAGTGCCACACTGCCGGCCGGAGGCGTTCACGATCGCGACGGTGCCGCAGAGGTACGCAGAGCGCGGCGACCCGTGGGAAGGCATCGACGATTCGGCGGGCTCGCTGGACGCGCTGCTCGGCCTTGCCGACCGGCTCGGCCCGGCGGAGAAGGCACCACGCGGTGCGAAGCGTTCTGGCGCAAAGGACGGTCGCCGTATCTCGTCGAAGCCGCTGATCGAAATCGCCCGGACCAAGACCAAGGACGAGGCGATGGCAGCGTTGGAGGAATGGCGAAGACGTTACCCGTCGGTAGCCGAAAAGCTCGAACCCCCAGATGTTCTCGTCGACGGTATGCGCGGGCCCAGTTCGATCTGGTATCGCATCCGGATCAACCTCCAACATGTGCCCGAAACTCAACGGCCGGCGCAGGAGAAGTTGATCGCCGATTACAGCCCGTGGGCGAACTACTCCGGACCCCAGGGGACGGGCAACGGCTGA
- a CDS encoding anti-anti-sigma factor — translation MNTKVKSEGLWEAVMYGNPTFDCAGAQLHAVCRQLATVVTVDGIVDAANIERITALAGRFVLAEKPFVLDLSGVNSCMGQIVSLMYDVDEYCFHAGVEWSVIASDAVQRALSAAGVSVPVAESVPDALQQFADSIDQRRRLLPLLISRTA, via the coding sequence TTGAACACCAAGGTCAAGTCCGAGGGGCTTTGGGAGGCAGTGATGTACGGAAATCCGACATTCGACTGCGCCGGCGCCCAGCTTCACGCGGTGTGCCGCCAGCTGGCGACGGTCGTGACGGTCGATGGAATCGTCGATGCGGCCAACATCGAACGGATCACCGCGCTCGCCGGCCGGTTCGTGCTTGCCGAGAAGCCGTTCGTTCTCGACCTGAGCGGTGTGAATTCCTGTATGGGACAGATTGTTTCGCTGATGTACGACGTCGATGAGTACTGCTTCCACGCCGGTGTGGAATGGTCGGTCATCGCCAGCGATGCTGTGCAGCGCGCGCTGAGCGCTGCCGGGGTGAGCGTGCCGGTCGCCGAGTCGGTGCCGGACGCGCTTCAACAGTTCGCCGACAGCATCGACCAACGACGCCGACTGTTGCCGTTGTTGATCAGTAGAACCGCATAG
- a CDS encoding NYN domain-containing protein, translating into MRWIVDGMNVIGSRPDGWWRDRHRAMVALVERLERWRPDGDQVTVVFERPPKPPIVSPVVTVAYAPHPAANSADDEIVRLVHADDGPTGIRVATSDRTLAERVRAAGASVYPAEKLRDLIDPR; encoded by the coding sequence ATGCGATGGATCGTCGACGGGATGAACGTGATCGGATCCCGACCGGATGGCTGGTGGCGCGACCGTCACCGCGCGATGGTCGCCCTCGTCGAGCGATTGGAACGCTGGCGGCCTGACGGCGACCAAGTCACGGTGGTGTTCGAACGCCCACCGAAGCCACCGATCGTCTCGCCCGTCGTCACCGTCGCGTATGCACCGCATCCGGCGGCCAACTCGGCAGACGACGAGATCGTGCGGCTGGTCCACGCCGACGACGGCCCAACCGGCATTCGCGTCGCGACCTCCGACCGAACCCTCGCCGAGCGGGTGAGGGCCGCAGGCGCATCCGTCTACCCGGCGGAGAAGCTGCGCGATCTCATCGACCCGCGGTGA
- a CDS encoding TIGR03086 family metal-binding protein, which yields MIITNDPRPLHRIAVTASIDIVGNVAPSDLDRPTPCAGWDLADLVTHITVQHNGFAAAARGAGADLAVWDPATVAAAVRVDPAGAYAAAAADVLDAFSADGVLEATFALPEFGEDATVPGEMAIGFHFVDYVVHGWDVARSLGVPFALPAEVIEAVLPLAFAVPDGDIRDADNAPFAHAVTQGEATSDLDRVLRHLGRSPDWRAEGVTAGR from the coding sequence ATGATTATTACTAATGACCCTCGACCACTCCACCGGATCGCCGTCACCGCCTCCATCGACATCGTCGGTAATGTCGCGCCCAGCGACCTCGATCGGCCGACACCGTGTGCGGGCTGGGACCTTGCCGATCTGGTGACACATATCACCGTGCAGCACAACGGTTTTGCCGCTGCCGCGCGCGGCGCGGGTGCTGACCTAGCGGTGTGGGACCCCGCGACCGTCGCCGCCGCGGTCCGCGTGGACCCCGCCGGCGCCTACGCCGCGGCCGCCGCCGACGTGCTCGATGCGTTCAGCGCCGACGGTGTGCTGGAGGCGACGTTCGCGCTACCGGAGTTCGGCGAGGACGCCACCGTGCCCGGTGAGATGGCCATCGGCTTCCACTTCGTCGACTACGTGGTGCACGGCTGGGACGTCGCCCGCAGCCTTGGTGTGCCGTTCGCGCTGCCCGCCGAGGTGATCGAGGCTGTCCTGCCGCTGGCGTTCGCGGTTCCGGACGGCGACATCCGCGATGCGGACAACGCGCCGTTCGCCCACGCCGTCACGCAGGGCGAGGCGACGAGCGACCTCGACCGCGTGCTGCGCCACTTAGGCCGCTCGCCCGACTGGCGGGCGGAGGGCGTCACCGCGGGTCGATGA
- a CDS encoding MarR family winged helix-turn-helix transcriptional regulator, whose protein sequence is MPPKPRRPDLAAMLAPLLRRLIALETPILAAHDVSMWGYSVLLALDESPVRTQAALAEAIGADKTRIIATLDELQANGLIERRPDPADRRVRLLAITDAGRARKDAVQTEIQRGEERWLSVLSTADRRVFLRALHEMTRIDGNP, encoded by the coding sequence ATGCCGCCGAAGCCGAGACGACCGGACCTCGCGGCCATGCTCGCCCCGCTGCTGCGCCGGCTGATCGCGCTCGAGACGCCGATCCTGGCCGCGCACGACGTGTCGATGTGGGGGTACAGCGTCCTTCTCGCGCTCGACGAGTCGCCGGTGCGGACCCAGGCCGCGCTCGCCGAGGCGATCGGCGCCGACAAGACCCGGATCATCGCCACTCTCGACGAGTTGCAGGCCAACGGTCTCATCGAGCGGCGACCCGATCCGGCCGATCGCCGCGTACGGTTGCTGGCCATCACCGACGCCGGCCGCGCCCGCAAGGACGCGGTCCAGACGGAGATTCAGCGCGGGGAGGAGCGGTGGCTGTCGGTGTTGTCGACCGCCGACCGCCGGGTGTTTCTGCGGGCTCTGCACGAGATGACGCGCATCGACGGCAACCCATAG
- a CDS encoding NCS2 family permease, which produces MNRLDRFFEISARGSTVGAEARGGLVTFIAMAYILVLNPIILSSPEDVTGQRLQFDEISAVTALAAGVMTILFGLIARMPFAFAAGLGINSFVATTLVGSLTWAEAMGLVVINGLIIVVLAATGLRRLVFDAVPMQLKLAITAGIGLFILFVGLVDAGFIGSTGLASPPVGLGGDGGGSISTVPTVVFTFTLLLTGILVARKVRGGILIGLVAGTVVAVVIEAIWHLGSAAERPGGWSLSVPSLSGSPFALPDLSLVGAVSMDSFGRIGVIAATMFVFTLVFANFFDAMGTFTGLAREAGLADDQGTFPRLRSALIVEGAGAVVGGASSASSNTVFVESGAGIGEGARTGLANLVTGVLFLAAMFISPLASVVPTEVAAAALVIVGSMMVSHLRHIDISEFSVALPVVLTVATMPFSYSIANGIGVGFIAWAVLRSAAGKAREISPLLWVVAAGFLLYFARGWIESLIGI; this is translated from the coding sequence ATGAATCGCCTGGACCGCTTCTTCGAGATCTCGGCGCGGGGATCGACGGTCGGCGCAGAGGCACGCGGTGGCCTGGTCACGTTCATCGCGATGGCCTACATCCTCGTGCTGAACCCGATCATCCTGTCGAGCCCCGAGGACGTCACCGGCCAGAGGCTTCAGTTCGACGAGATTTCGGCGGTGACCGCGCTGGCCGCGGGCGTGATGACGATCCTGTTCGGGCTCATCGCGCGAATGCCGTTCGCGTTCGCCGCCGGCCTCGGCATCAACTCGTTCGTCGCGACGACGCTCGTCGGCTCCCTCACCTGGGCCGAGGCCATGGGGCTGGTGGTGATCAACGGGCTCATCATCGTCGTGCTGGCCGCGACCGGGTTGCGACGCCTGGTGTTCGACGCCGTGCCGATGCAGCTCAAGCTCGCGATCACGGCGGGCATCGGGCTGTTCATCCTGTTCGTCGGCCTGGTCGACGCAGGCTTCATCGGTTCCACCGGCCTGGCGTCACCGCCGGTCGGCCTGGGCGGCGACGGCGGCGGCTCGATCAGCACCGTGCCTACCGTCGTCTTCACGTTCACGCTGCTGCTGACGGGAATCCTGGTGGCCCGAAAGGTGCGGGGCGGCATCCTGATCGGGCTTGTCGCCGGCACCGTCGTCGCGGTCGTGATCGAGGCGATCTGGCACCTCGGCTCGGCGGCCGAGAGGCCCGGCGGGTGGAGCCTGTCGGTGCCGAGCCTGTCGGGCTCACCGTTCGCACTGCCGGACCTGTCGCTCGTCGGCGCCGTCAGCATGGACAGCTTCGGACGCATCGGGGTGATCGCCGCGACCATGTTCGTGTTCACGCTCGTGTTCGCGAACTTCTTCGACGCGATGGGCACCTTCACCGGGCTGGCCCGGGAGGCGGGACTGGCCGACGATCAGGGCACGTTCCCGCGCCTGCGGTCGGCGCTGATCGTCGAAGGTGCCGGCGCGGTGGTCGGCGGCGCATCCTCGGCGTCATCGAACACGGTCTTCGTCGAATCAGGCGCGGGTATCGGCGAGGGCGCCAGGACCGGCCTGGCGAACCTGGTGACCGGCGTGTTGTTTCTCGCGGCGATGTTCATCTCGCCGCTGGCGTCGGTGGTGCCGACGGAGGTGGCAGCCGCCGCGCTGGTGATCGTCGGCTCGATGATGGTGTCGCACCTGCGCCACATCGACATCTCCGAGTTCTCGGTCGCGCTGCCCGTGGTGCTGACCGTGGCAACGATGCCGTTCTCGTATTCGATCGCCAACGGCATCGGCGTCGGCTTCATCGCCTGGGCGGTGCTGCGCTCGGCAGCGGGAAAGGCCCGCGAGATCAGCCCACTGTTGTGGGTCGTCGCCGCGGGCTTCCTGCTGTACTTCGCGCGGGGTTGGATCGAGTCGCTGATCGGGATCTAG
- a CDS encoding IF2 family translation initiation factor, with protein MPLQLIDDRFVAQLDDEAPARLFYQRSLGLLDTAVGAALRDPEISKRGATLVERSDALRRAARLDAAADENLKQADKDLKATQEKALQDKQQAFEETEAEARQAHTEAQQRKRAAVESAENKVVANSKRADEVAEQRKKNVETAKRREEEQIEAGDRGAAKAASVKMADAQEKRVDAATTRAQADTIEDLAEAEKDARQADR; from the coding sequence ATGCCGCTGCAGTTGATCGACGACCGGTTCGTCGCACAGCTGGACGACGAAGCCCCTGCCCGGCTCTTCTACCAGCGCTCGCTGGGGCTGCTGGACACCGCCGTCGGCGCCGCGCTCCGTGATCCCGAGATCAGTAAGCGGGGTGCCACGTTGGTCGAGCGCAGCGACGCGCTGCGCCGCGCGGCCCGCCTGGACGCGGCCGCCGACGAGAACCTCAAGCAGGCCGATAAAGACCTAAAGGCGACCCAGGAGAAGGCGCTGCAGGACAAGCAGCAGGCCTTCGAGGAGACCGAGGCCGAGGCCCGGCAGGCGCACACCGAGGCCCAGCAGCGTAAGCGCGCGGCTGTCGAATCGGCGGAGAACAAGGTCGTCGCGAACAGCAAGCGGGCCGATGAGGTCGCCGAGCAGCGCAAGAAGAACGTGGAGACCGCGAAGCGCCGCGAGGAAGAACAGATCGAGGCCGGCGATCGCGGTGCGGCGAAGGCCGCCAGCGTCAAGATGGCAGACGCGCAGGAAAAGCGCGTCGACGCCGCGACGACCCGCGCGCAGGCGGACACCATCGAGGACCTCGCCGAAGCCGAGAAAGACGCCCGGCAAGCCGACCGCTGA
- a CDS encoding CsbD family protein, translating to MTDHDKAGQAREGLVDSVKGKAKEMFGAITGNDSLTAEGQLQQAEAKRRKEANTIEAVADAEARQARTDVAEARREGAEARTAVNAEAAAEKGTVDDQKAAQKRAAEDAAHRQLDQERTQAELDAERKARGARAEQRAEVHDADTQLAGTLEDHREAVQESASAKAEAARIRRQAENLDNDA from the coding sequence ATGACGGACCACGATAAGGCCGGACAGGCACGTGAAGGCCTGGTCGACTCGGTGAAGGGCAAGGCCAAGGAGATGTTCGGCGCGATCACCGGAAACGACTCGCTGACCGCCGAAGGCCAACTTCAGCAGGCCGAAGCCAAACGGCGCAAAGAGGCCAACACAATCGAGGCGGTCGCAGATGCCGAGGCGCGGCAGGCCCGTACCGACGTGGCCGAGGCCAGGCGCGAAGGCGCCGAGGCGCGCACCGCGGTCAATGCCGAGGCGGCCGCCGAGAAGGGCACGGTGGACGACCAGAAGGCCGCGCAGAAGCGCGCCGCCGAGGATGCCGCACACCGGCAGCTCGACCAGGAGCGCACCCAGGCCGAGCTCGACGCGGAGCGCAAGGCGCGTGGAGCCAGGGCCGAGCAGCGGGCGGAGGTCCACGACGCCGACACCCAGCTCGCCGGAACGCTCGAAGACCACCGCGAAGCCGTACAAGAGTCGGCAAGCGCGAAAGCGGAAGCCGCCCGCATCCGGCGGCAGGCCGAAAACCTCGACAACGACGCCTGA
- a CDS encoding CobW family GTP-binding protein, with protein sequence MWGVLATIPVIALTGYLGAGKTTLLNHVLRQPGARVGVVINDFGELNVDAALVTGQVDEPASIAGGCICCLPDEGGLDDALAKLAEPRLDLDAIIVEASGLADPIAISRIIRFSGVDRVRPGGLVDVIDAAAHFDTVDDHATPPARYGAASLVVVNKLDRIPDDAREEVLERIERRVHERNPDAHVVGATAGRVDPALLYDVTGSADVGGQLSLRELLVDTAADDADEHPHVHARSVTVTSDGCVEPGALVDLLERPPAGVYRLKGTVAVRYRDRRRRYVVNVVGTSIHLANAPSSAVTNALVAIGTRLDAEDVRERIEAALAPCDGPASAAGVRRLQRHRRLSI encoded by the coding sequence ATGTGGGGCGTGCTGGCGACGATCCCGGTCATCGCGCTCACCGGCTACCTCGGCGCGGGCAAGACCACCCTGCTCAACCACGTGCTGCGCCAGCCAGGCGCCCGCGTCGGCGTCGTCATCAACGACTTCGGCGAGCTCAACGTCGACGCCGCGCTGGTCACCGGGCAGGTCGACGAACCGGCGTCGATCGCCGGCGGCTGCATCTGCTGCCTGCCTGACGAGGGCGGGCTCGACGACGCGCTCGCCAAGCTCGCCGAGCCCAGGCTCGACCTGGACGCCATCATCGTCGAGGCCAGCGGCCTGGCCGATCCGATAGCGATCTCGCGCATCATCCGGTTCAGCGGCGTGGACCGGGTGCGCCCCGGCGGCCTCGTCGACGTCATCGACGCAGCGGCGCACTTCGACACCGTCGATGACCACGCCACCCCGCCGGCCCGATACGGCGCGGCCTCGCTGGTGGTCGTCAACAAACTCGACCGGATTCCGGACGACGCCCGCGAGGAGGTCCTGGAGCGGATCGAACGGCGTGTGCACGAACGCAATCCGGATGCGCATGTCGTCGGCGCCACCGCTGGCCGGGTCGATCCCGCGCTGCTGTACGACGTGACCGGATCCGCCGATGTCGGCGGCCAACTCTCGTTGCGCGAACTGCTCGTCGACACCGCCGCGGACGACGCCGACGAGCACCCACACGTGCACGCCCGCTCGGTCACCGTGACCAGTGATGGTTGCGTCGAGCCCGGGGCGCTCGTCGACCTGCTCGAGCGGCCGCCCGCGGGGGTGTACCGACTCAAGGGCACGGTTGCGGTCCGCTACCGCGACCGGAGACGTCGCTACGTGGTCAACGTCGTCGGTACCTCGATTCACCTTGCGAACGCCCCGTCATCGGCGGTCACCAACGCGCTCGTCGCGATCGGGACCCGCCTAGACGCCGAGGATGTGCGCGAGCGCATCGAGGCCGCACTGGCACCGTGCGACGGCCCGGCGTCGGCCGCGGGAGTCCGACGGCTGCAGCGTCACCGCCGCCTGAGTATCTGA
- a CDS encoding DNA polymerase domain-containing protein, translating into MSTEEQRAGVRLTNLDQALSPDAGATKRDLIDYLDLVAERILPGLAGRPLTVLRVLRGRAPFMQKNVPKYTPDWVKTVSMWAESSHRDVRYALCDDRRTLLWLANQRAVEFHPTLGLADNIYRPTHLVLDLDPPAGSDFGSVVATALLVRQALSDCGLTGAVKTSGAKGVHVFVPVDDTAPVDDIAAATRALAVRAEAVDPDCATTAFIVADRDGKVFIDSTRVGGATVVAAYSPRLRPGTPVSFPVAWSDLDRVTPADFTVHTAVDALAGRDPWAEAMPAPQTVPIDLIEQGRTIPVARVAAMHEGRRRARARRIQRSD; encoded by the coding sequence ATGAGCACCGAGGAGCAGCGCGCCGGGGTGCGGTTGACCAATCTCGACCAGGCGCTGAGCCCGGATGCCGGCGCCACCAAGCGCGACTTGATCGACTACCTCGACCTGGTGGCCGAACGGATTCTGCCCGGGCTGGCCGGACGTCCCTTGACCGTGCTGCGGGTACTGCGCGGACGGGCACCGTTCATGCAGAAGAACGTGCCGAAGTACACCCCGGACTGGGTGAAGACGGTCTCGATGTGGGCGGAGTCGTCGCATCGCGACGTGCGCTACGCCCTGTGCGACGACCGGCGCACCCTGCTGTGGCTGGCCAACCAGCGCGCCGTCGAATTCCACCCGACGCTCGGTCTGGCCGACAACATCTATCGCCCAACGCATCTGGTGCTCGACCTCGACCCGCCGGCGGGCAGCGACTTCGGATCGGTCGTCGCCACCGCTCTCCTTGTCCGGCAAGCCCTTTCGGACTGCGGCCTGACGGGCGCGGTGAAGACGAGCGGCGCCAAAGGCGTGCACGTATTCGTCCCCGTCGACGACACCGCGCCGGTCGACGACATCGCCGCGGCCACCCGAGCCCTGGCTGTGCGCGCGGAGGCCGTCGACCCCGATTGTGCGACAACGGCTTTCATCGTGGCGGATCGAGACGGCAAGGTGTTCATCGATTCCACCCGGGTCGGCGGCGCGACCGTCGTCGCCGCCTACAGTCCCCGGTTGCGTCCCGGCACACCGGTGTCGTTCCCGGTGGCCTGGTCCGATCTCGACCGCGTCACCCCGGCGGATTTCACCGTGCACACCGCGGTCGACGCCTTGGCCGGCCGCGACCCGTGGGCCGAGGCGATGCCCGCTCCGCAGACGGTGCCCATCGATCTGATCGAGCAAGGCAGGACCATTCCCGTGGCGCGGGTGGCGGCGATGCACGAGGGCAGGCGCCGGGCGCGTGCGCGCCGGATTCAGCGATCCGATTAA